From Pseudomonas fluorescens, one genomic window encodes:
- a CDS encoding thiopurine S-methyltransferase — MQPEFWQKRWADNQIGFHQAQINPYLQRHWSQLNLADDAQVLVPLCGKSLDMLWLAGQGHRVLGVELSRKAAEDFFAGHELTPNVTQRGAFTVFEAGNIRLWCGDFFALEATDLVECAGLYDRAALIALPPAMRERYAAHLLKILPSGARGLLITLEYPQVQIEGPPFAVLEGEAEVLLGGRWRLQTLEVADILGESPKFLKAGVAGLQERVYLLDSNG, encoded by the coding sequence ATGCAGCCGGAATTTTGGCAAAAGCGTTGGGCCGACAATCAGATCGGCTTCCATCAAGCGCAGATCAATCCATATTTGCAGCGGCACTGGTCGCAGTTGAATCTTGCCGATGACGCGCAGGTGCTGGTGCCCTTGTGCGGCAAGAGCCTGGATATGCTGTGGCTGGCAGGGCAGGGCCATCGAGTATTGGGGGTAGAGTTGTCGCGCAAGGCGGCAGAGGATTTTTTTGCCGGGCATGAGCTGACGCCGAACGTGACTCAGCGTGGCGCTTTCACGGTATTTGAGGCCGGAAATATCCGTCTATGGTGTGGCGATTTTTTCGCTCTGGAGGCAACTGATTTGGTCGAGTGTGCGGGGCTCTATGACCGGGCGGCGCTGATCGCCCTGCCACCGGCCATGCGTGAACGGTATGCCGCGCATCTGCTGAAGATTCTTCCTTCAGGTGCTCGGGGCCTGTTGATCACCCTTGAGTATCCGCAGGTGCAAATTGAGGGGCCGCCCTTTGCGGTGCTCGAAGGAGAAGCTGAGGTCTTGCTGGGTGGGCGCTGGCGCCTGCAAACCCTGGAGGTAGCCGATATCCTCGGCGAGAGCCCGAAGTTCCTCAAGGCTGGCGTCGCTGGCTTGCAGGAGCGGGTTTATCTTCTCGACTCCAACGGCTGA
- a CDS encoding DODA-type extradiol aromatic ring-opening family dioxygenase, giving the protein MFPSLFISHGSPMLALEPGASGPALARLANELPTPKAIVIISAHWESRDLRVSSGQNPETWHDFGGFPAALFAVQYPAPGAPQLAAEVAELLAADGLPATLDDLRPFDHGVWVPLSLMYPHADIPVVQVSLPSQAGPELQTRIGHALSSLREQGVLLIGSGSITHNLRELDWHAGPESVEPWALAFRDWMVDKLAANDEAALHDYRRQAPHAVRSHPSDEHLLPLYFARGAGGDFSIAHQGFTLGALGMDIYRFG; this is encoded by the coding sequence ATGTTCCCCAGCCTGTTTATCTCACACGGCTCCCCCATGCTGGCGCTAGAGCCCGGCGCCAGCGGGCCGGCCCTGGCCCGCCTGGCCAATGAACTACCAACGCCCAAAGCCATCGTGATCATCTCCGCCCACTGGGAAAGCCGCGATCTGCGGGTCAGCAGTGGCCAGAACCCGGAAACCTGGCATGACTTTGGTGGATTTCCCGCCGCCCTGTTTGCCGTGCAATATCCTGCGCCGGGCGCGCCACAACTGGCAGCCGAGGTGGCCGAGCTGCTGGCTGCAGACGGCCTGCCAGCGACACTGGATGACCTCAGGCCGTTCGATCACGGCGTCTGGGTGCCGTTGTCGCTGATGTATCCGCACGCCGACATTCCGGTGGTGCAAGTTTCGTTGCCGAGCCAGGCTGGCCCCGAGTTGCAGACGCGCATCGGCCACGCGCTATCCAGCTTGCGGGAACAGGGCGTGCTACTGATCGGCTCCGGCAGCATTACCCACAATCTGCGCGAACTGGACTGGCATGCCGGCCCCGAGAGCGTGGAGCCTTGGGCCTTGGCATTTCGTGATTGGATGGTCGACAAGCTGGCGGCCAACGATGAGGCCGCGTTGCATGACTATCGCCGGCAAGCACCGCATGCCGTACGCAGCCACCCCAGCGATGAACACCTGCTGCCGTTGTACTTTGCCCGTGGCGCAGGCGGTGATTTCAGCATTGCCCATCAAGGGTTCACTCTTGGCGCCCTGGGCATGGACATTTATCGCTTCGGTTAA
- a CDS encoding DEAD/DEAH box helicase, producing the protein MTQEIGGFAALELHPSIVAAVVATGYEEPSAIQQQSIPIILAGHDMIGQAQTGTGKTAAFALPILHRIDPSKREPQALILAPTRELALQVATAFETYAKQMPGVTVVAVYGGAPMGPQLKAIRNGAQIVVATPGRLCDHLRRDEKVLATVNHLVLDEADEMLKLGFMDDLEVIFKAMPESRQTVLFSATLPQSIRAIAERHLRDPKHVKIQSKTQTVTAIEQAHLLVHADQKTSAVLSLLEVEDFDALIMFVRTKQATLDLASALEAKGYKAAALNGDIAQNQRERVIDSLKDGRLDIVVATDVAARGLDVPRITHVFNVDMPYDPESYVHRIGRTGRAGREGRALLLVTPRERRMLQVIERVTGQKVAEVRLPDAQAVLDARIKKLTNSLSPLVADAESTHGDLLDRLTADIGCSPRALAAALLRKATNGQALNLAAIEKERPLVPNNAPRGDRPERSGDRPERGDRERRAPIPLAEGRARCRTALGARDGIAAKNLLGAILNEGGLAREAIGRIQVRDSFSLVELPEDGLEKLLTKLKDTRVAGKQLKLRRYRED; encoded by the coding sequence ATGACCCAGGAAATCGGCGGCTTCGCCGCTCTTGAACTTCACCCTAGTATTGTCGCTGCAGTAGTCGCTACCGGCTATGAAGAGCCTTCGGCCATTCAGCAGCAGTCGATCCCGATCATCCTCGCCGGTCACGATATGATTGGTCAGGCGCAAACCGGTACCGGTAAAACCGCTGCCTTTGCCCTGCCTATCCTGCACCGCATTGATCCGTCCAAGCGCGAGCCGCAAGCTCTGATCCTGGCCCCAACTCGTGAGTTGGCGCTACAAGTTGCAACCGCTTTCGAAACCTACGCCAAGCAAATGCCGGGCGTAACCGTTGTGGCTGTCTACGGCGGCGCGCCGATGGGCCCACAACTGAAAGCAATCCGTAATGGCGCACAGATTGTTGTCGCCACTCCGGGCCGTCTGTGCGACCACCTGCGTCGCGACGAAAAAGTACTGGCGACCGTGAACCACCTGGTTCTCGACGAAGCCGACGAAATGCTCAAACTGGGCTTCATGGACGACCTGGAAGTCATCTTCAAGGCAATGCCGGAAAGCCGTCAGACCGTACTGTTCTCGGCCACCTTGCCACAGTCGATCCGTGCCATCGCCGAGCGCCACCTGCGCGATCCGAAGCACGTGAAGATCCAGAGCAAGACCCAGACCGTGACCGCGATCGAACAGGCTCACCTGTTGGTTCACGCTGACCAGAAGACCTCGGCTGTATTGAGCCTGCTGGAAGTGGAAGATTTCGACGCACTGATCATGTTCGTGCGGACCAAGCAAGCGACCCTGGACCTGGCCAGTGCCCTGGAAGCCAAAGGCTACAAAGCCGCTGCGCTGAACGGTGACATCGCCCAGAACCAGCGTGAGCGCGTGATCGACTCCCTCAAGGATGGCCGTCTGGACATCGTTGTTGCGACCGACGTTGCTGCTCGTGGCCTGGACGTTCCGCGCATCACTCACGTGTTCAACGTTGACATGCCGTACGATCCTGAGTCCTACGTTCACCGTATCGGCCGTACCGGCCGTGCCGGTCGCGAAGGTCGTGCGCTGCTGCTGGTGACTCCGCGTGAGCGCCGCATGCTGCAAGTGATCGAGCGTGTAACCGGGCAAAAGGTTGCTGAAGTTCGCCTGCCTGACGCACAAGCAGTCCTGGACGCGCGCATCAAGAAGCTGACCAACAGCCTGTCGCCGCTGGTGGCCGACGCCGAATCGACTCACGGTGATCTGCTTGATCGCCTGACCGCCGACATCGGTTGCAGCCCGCGTGCCCTGGCCGCAGCCCTGCTGCGCAAGGCAACCAACGGTCAAGCGCTGAACCTGGCCGCGATCGAGAAAGAGCGTCCACTGGTGCCGAACAACGCCCCGCGTGGCGATCGTCCAGAGCGTTCCGGTGATCGTCCGGAACGTGGTGATCGTGAGCGTCGTGCGCCGATCCCGCTGGCCGAAGGTCGTGCTCGTTGCCGTACCGCGCTGGGCGCGCGTGACGGTATCGCCGCCAAGAACCTGCTGGGCGCCATCCTCAACGAAGGCGGCCTGGCCCGCGAAGCTATCGGTCGTATCCAGGTACGTGACAGCTTCTCCCTGGTGGAGCTGCCGGAAGATGGTCTGGAAAAACTCCTGACCAAGCTGAAGGACACTCGCGTTGCTGGTAAGCAGCTGAAACTGCGTCGCTATCGCGAAGATTGA
- a CDS encoding crotonase/enoyl-CoA hydratase family protein, giving the protein MNQPDCSRVSRERRGHVWLIGLDRVAKRNAFDIELLNALSLAYGEFEADSEARVAVVFAHGDHFTAGLDLASASASLAQGWQVPAGGCDPWGVFAGPRVSKPVIVAAQGYCLTIGIELMLAADINLCASNTRFAQLEVQRGIFPFGGATLRLHRLSGWGNAMRWLLTGDEFDAHDALHMGLVQEVMASEDLLPRALELAERIARQAPLGVQATLQSARQAHLEGEAAAALALPLLAKKLLNSEDAKEGLRSMIEKRSGVFKGY; this is encoded by the coding sequence ATGAATCAACCGGATTGCAGTCGTGTCAGCCGGGAACGGCGCGGTCATGTCTGGCTGATCGGACTCGACCGCGTGGCCAAGCGCAACGCCTTCGATATCGAACTGCTCAACGCCCTGAGCCTGGCCTATGGCGAATTCGAAGCGGACAGCGAGGCCCGCGTCGCGGTGGTGTTTGCCCACGGCGATCACTTTACTGCCGGACTCGACCTGGCCAGCGCCAGCGCATCCCTGGCCCAGGGCTGGCAGGTACCAGCTGGCGGTTGCGACCCATGGGGGGTGTTCGCCGGCCCACGAGTCAGCAAACCAGTGATTGTCGCGGCTCAAGGGTACTGCCTGACCATCGGCATCGAATTGATGCTCGCCGCCGATATTAACCTGTGCGCCAGCAACACCCGCTTTGCCCAGTTGGAAGTCCAGCGCGGGATTTTTCCTTTTGGTGGCGCGACGCTGCGCCTGCATCGGCTGTCCGGGTGGGGCAATGCCATGCGCTGGCTGCTGACCGGGGACGAGTTCGATGCCCACGATGCCTTGCACATGGGCCTGGTGCAGGAAGTGATGGCCAGTGAGGACTTGCTGCCGCGCGCCCTTGAGCTGGCCGAACGCATCGCCCGCCAGGCGCCCTTGGGCGTTCAGGCAACCTTGCAGTCGGCGCGCCAGGCCCACCTCGAAGGCGAGGCTGCAGCCGCCCTGGCTTTGCCGCTATTGGCAAAAAAACTGCTCAACAGTGAGGACGCCAAAGAAGGCCTGCGCTCGATGATCGAGAAACGCAGTGGGGTATTCAAGGGCTATTAG
- a CDS encoding spermidine synthase, with protein sequence MTEERVEHLLAEVHDEFGMIRVLEVADYRFLEFGDAIEQSCVFTADPSWLEYDYTRAMLIGALCHEQPESALFLGLGAGTLTQACLKFLALEDVEAIELRPDVPRLAIEYLGLDDDPRLYIRIGDALELLETAEPADLIFVDLYTDVGPGVGHLAWSFLENCQKRLNPGGWLVINQWATDDGKPLGAALLRGLYHRHYWELPVKEGNVILLVPADLDQGLDIAGLSARADALAPRLGYSLQPLIKAIRPAT encoded by the coding sequence ATGACTGAGGAGCGCGTCGAGCATCTGCTCGCCGAAGTGCACGATGAGTTCGGCATGATTCGCGTGCTGGAAGTGGCGGATTATCGCTTCCTCGAATTTGGTGATGCGATCGAGCAAAGCTGTGTATTCACCGCTGATCCGAGTTGGCTCGAGTACGACTACACCCGCGCCATGTTGATCGGCGCGTTATGCCATGAACAGCCGGAAAGCGCGCTGTTCCTCGGTCTGGGGGCTGGGACGCTGACCCAGGCGTGCCTGAAGTTCCTGGCGCTGGAAGACGTCGAGGCGATCGAGTTGCGCCCCGATGTGCCACGCCTGGCCATCGAGTATCTGGGGCTGGACGATGATCCGCGGTTGTACATCCGTATCGGCGATGCGCTGGAATTGCTGGAAACGGCGGAACCAGCCGACCTGATTTTCGTCGACCTGTACACCGATGTCGGGCCGGGTGTAGGGCATCTGGCCTGGAGTTTCCTGGAAAACTGCCAGAAGCGCCTTAACCCCGGTGGCTGGCTGGTCATCAACCAGTGGGCGACCGATGACGGCAAGCCATTGGGCGCGGCCTTGTTGCGCGGGCTCTATCACCGACATTATTGGGAGTTACCGGTAAAGGAGGGCAACGTCATCCTGCTGGTGCCTGCCGATCTCGATCAAGGGTTGGATATCGCCGGGCTCAGCGCCCGCGCCGACGCCCTGGCGCCACGCTTGGGTTATTCATTGCAGCCACTGATCAAGGCGATTCGTCCGGCGACCTAA
- a CDS encoding class II 3-deoxy-7-phosphoheptulonate synthase, which produces MSQPWSPESWRALPIQQQPHYPDAAHLQAVEQSLASYPPLVFAGEARELRRQFAEVTQGRAFLLQGGDCAESFAEFSAAKIRDTFKVLLQMAIVMTFAAGCPVVKVGRMAGQFAKPRSANDETIDGVTLPAYRGDIVNGIGFDEKSRVPDPERLLQSYHQSTATLNLLRAFAQGGFADLHQVHKWNLDFIANSALAEKYSHLADRIDETLAFMRACGMDSSPQLRETSFFTAHEALLLNYEQAFVRRDSLTNDYYDCSAHMLWIGDRTRQLDGAHVEFLRGVNNPIGVKVGPTMNTDDLIRLIDVLNPDNDPGRLNLIARMGANKVGDHLPQLIRAVEREGKKVLWSSDPMHGNTIKASSGYKTRDFAQILGEVKQFFQVHQAEGTYAGGIHIEMTGQNVTECIGGARPITEDGLSDRYHTHCDPRMNADQSLELAFLIAETLKQVRR; this is translated from the coding sequence ATGAGCCAACCCTGGAGCCCTGAAAGCTGGCGCGCACTGCCGATCCAGCAACAACCCCACTACCCTGACGCGGCGCATTTGCAGGCTGTCGAGCAGAGCCTGGCCAGCTATCCTCCCCTGGTGTTTGCCGGGGAAGCCCGGGAGTTACGCCGTCAGTTTGCCGAGGTCACCCAAGGCCGGGCGTTTCTGTTGCAGGGCGGCGATTGCGCGGAAAGCTTCGCCGAGTTCTCGGCGGCGAAGATTCGCGATACGTTTAAGGTGCTGCTGCAAATGGCGATCGTCATGACCTTCGCCGCAGGTTGTCCGGTGGTCAAAGTCGGCCGCATGGCCGGGCAGTTCGCCAAACCCCGTTCGGCCAACGACGAAACCATCGACGGCGTAACCCTGCCGGCCTACCGTGGCGATATCGTCAATGGCATCGGCTTCGACGAAAAAAGCCGGGTACCGGATCCTGAGCGGCTGTTGCAGTCCTACCATCAGTCGACTGCTACCCTGAACCTGCTGCGGGCCTTCGCCCAGGGCGGCTTTGCCGACTTGCACCAAGTCCATAAATGGAACCTGGATTTCATCGCCAACTCGGCGCTGGCAGAAAAATACAGCCACCTGGCCGATCGAATCGATGAAACCCTGGCCTTCATGCGCGCCTGCGGTATGGACTCCTCGCCGCAACTGCGCGAGACCAGCTTCTTCACTGCCCACGAAGCCTTGCTGCTGAATTACGAGCAAGCCTTTGTCCGTCGCGACAGCCTGACCAATGACTACTACGACTGTTCGGCCCACATGCTGTGGATCGGCGATCGCACCCGCCAGCTTGATGGCGCCCATGTCGAATTCCTGCGCGGGGTGAACAATCCGATCGGGGTCAAGGTCGGGCCCACCATGAATACCGATGACTTAATTCGTTTGATCGACGTGCTCAACCCGGACAACGACCCCGGTCGCCTGAACCTGATCGCCCGCATGGGCGCCAATAAGGTCGGCGATCACTTGCCGCAGTTGATTCGCGCCGTCGAGCGCGAGGGCAAGAAAGTGCTCTGGAGTTCCGACCCGATGCACGGCAATACCATCAAGGCCAGCAGCGGCTACAAGACCCGCGACTTTGCACAGATCCTCGGCGAGGTGAAGCAATTCTTCCAGGTCCACCAGGCCGAAGGGACCTACGCCGGCGGGATCCATATCGAAATGACCGGACAGAACGTCACCGAATGCATCGGCGGCGCTCGCCCGATTACTGAAGATGGCTTGTCGGATCGCTATCACACCCATTGCGATCCACGGATGAATGCCGACCAGTCACTGGAGCTGGCGTTCCTGATCGCAGAGACCCTGAAACAGGTTCGCCGCTAA
- a CDS encoding winged helix-turn-helix domain-containing protein produces MTTSLAFSLKQARRLALNAQGFSGRQPAAQVKSTQVNRLIERLGVLQIDSVNALVRSHYLPLFSRLGNYAPELLDLAAWSQGRKRTLFEYWGHEASLLPLSMYPLMRWRMQRAAQGQGIYQQLARFGREQQDTIRRVLASVEELGALGALGAGSLSTRQERAGPWWDWSAEKHALEWLFAAGEVTVAGRRGFERLYDLPERVIPVSILQQPVLGESEAQRTLVLHAAAALGVGTEKDLRDYFRLGVLECRQALAGLLEEGLLQRCEVQGWKQPGCCLMEVTVPRKVNASALLSPFDSLIWERSRTERLFDFHYRLEIYTPPGKRQYGYYVLPFLHHERIAARVDLRAERALNRLAVHAVHEETRGLDEEGMQALALNLRRLADWLGLSSIQLNCPRASAARLRVALAG; encoded by the coding sequence ATGACTACTTCCCTCGCTTTCTCTCTGAAACAGGCCAGGCGACTGGCGCTCAATGCCCAGGGCTTTTCCGGGCGCCAGCCAGCAGCGCAGGTCAAGTCGACACAGGTCAACCGACTGATCGAACGCCTGGGGGTGTTGCAGATCGACTCGGTCAATGCCCTGGTGCGTTCGCACTATTTGCCGCTGTTTTCCCGCCTCGGCAACTATGCTCCCGAACTACTCGACCTGGCGGCCTGGAGTCAGGGGCGCAAGCGCACCCTCTTCGAGTATTGGGGGCACGAGGCTTCGCTGCTTCCGTTGTCGATGTACCCGCTGATGCGCTGGCGTATGCAGCGTGCGGCGCAGGGTCAGGGGATCTATCAGCAGCTCGCACGTTTTGGGCGTGAGCAACAGGACACCATTCGCCGGGTCTTGGCGTCGGTGGAAGAATTGGGCGCGTTGGGCGCGTTGGGCGCGGGTAGCCTGTCGACGCGTCAGGAGCGGGCCGGACCCTGGTGGGACTGGAGCGCTGAAAAACACGCTTTGGAATGGTTGTTTGCCGCCGGCGAAGTCACAGTGGCGGGGCGCCGTGGTTTCGAGCGGTTGTACGACCTGCCGGAACGAGTGATTCCCGTATCTATTCTTCAGCAGCCTGTCCTGGGCGAGTCCGAGGCGCAGCGCACGCTGGTGCTGCACGCTGCGGCTGCGTTAGGTGTCGGCACTGAAAAGGATTTGCGCGATTATTTCCGGCTCGGCGTCCTGGAGTGTCGCCAGGCCTTGGCCGGACTTCTGGAGGAAGGTTTGTTGCAACGTTGCGAAGTGCAGGGTTGGAAGCAACCAGGCTGCTGCCTGATGGAAGTGACTGTGCCACGCAAGGTCAACGCCAGTGCCTTGCTTTCGCCTTTTGACTCATTGATTTGGGAGCGAAGCCGCACCGAGCGCCTGTTCGATTTTCACTATCGCCTGGAAATCTACACGCCGCCGGGCAAGCGCCAGTACGGCTATTACGTCTTGCCGTTTTTGCACCACGAACGCATAGCGGCGCGGGTCGATTTGCGGGCCGAGCGCGCGTTGAATCGCCTGGCTGTGCATGCGGTGCATGAAGAAACCCGAGGGCTGGATGAGGAGGGTATGCAGGCGTTGGCTCTGAATCTGCGGCGTCTGGCCGATTGGCTGGGGTTGTCCAGCATTCAGCTCAATTGCCCCCGCGCCAGTGCGGCGCGGTTGCGGGTGGCGTTGGCGGGCTGA
- a CDS encoding DUF1127 domain-containing protein, whose translation MERQRTTVRAGARTAGQRLRSAVAQVNRWRQLSQNRAELARLSNEQLRDIGLNRLDVLRETSRPFWDDPLKR comes from the coding sequence ATGGAACGACAAAGAACAACCGTTCGAGCTGGAGCCCGTACCGCCGGTCAACGCCTGCGCAGCGCTGTGGCGCAAGTGAACCGCTGGCGGCAGTTGAGTCAGAACCGCGCCGAGTTGGCGCGCTTGAGTAATGAGCAACTGCGCGACATTGGCCTGAATCGGCTGGATGTGCTTAGGGAGACCTCCCGGCCGTTTTGGGATGACCCCCTCAAACGCTGA
- a CDS encoding DUF1127 domain-containing protein, with product MKGQKAYQQIDSVSHPGFSAHLMLEKLGRWYQLHRERMLLASLSDEALKDIGLSRADVEQESERHFWEDPMGLGK from the coding sequence ATGAAAGGTCAAAAAGCGTACCAGCAGATTGATTCAGTTTCCCACCCTGGTTTCTCAGCGCACCTGATGCTGGAAAAACTCGGGCGTTGGTATCAACTCCACCGCGAGCGCATGTTGCTCGCCAGCCTGAGTGATGAGGCGTTGAAGGACATTGGCTTGAGCCGGGCGGATGTCGAGCAGGAGTCTGAGCGACATTTCTGGGAAGACCCCATGGGGTTAGGTAAATAG
- a CDS encoding LysR substrate-binding domain-containing protein, translated as MSQFPSIETDVLRTFVAIADQGGFTRAGEMVNRTQSAVSMQMKRLEEDVLQRQLFQRDGRQVKLTAEGEVLLGYARRILKLHSEVFNTLREPHMVGTVRIGTPDDYVMRFLPGILSRFAQSYPLVQIEVHCESSKQLLLRQDLDLSIVTREPGNEIGQLLRKERFVWAQAQCYNPVEQSPLPLAMFNSDCFCRLWACNALDAAGREYRIAYNSSSLSALMAVVSAGLAVTAQLESLIPQDMRILGEAEGLPQLPEASIMLLRNLHNPSPITECLAEHIVEGFKL; from the coding sequence GTGAGCCAATTCCCCAGCATCGAGACCGACGTTCTGCGCACTTTCGTCGCGATTGCCGACCAGGGTGGCTTCACTCGCGCAGGCGAAATGGTCAACCGCACGCAATCGGCCGTCAGCATGCAGATGAAACGCCTGGAAGAAGATGTGCTGCAACGCCAGCTGTTTCAGCGCGACGGGCGTCAGGTCAAGCTGACCGCAGAGGGTGAGGTGCTGCTGGGTTATGCGCGGCGTATCCTGAAATTGCACAGCGAGGTGTTCAATACCCTACGCGAGCCGCACATGGTGGGCACCGTACGCATTGGCACGCCGGATGACTATGTGATGCGCTTTCTGCCCGGAATTCTCTCGCGCTTTGCCCAGTCCTACCCGCTGGTGCAGATCGAGGTGCATTGCGAGTCGTCCAAGCAACTTCTCTTGCGCCAGGACCTCGACCTGTCCATCGTGACCCGCGAACCCGGCAACGAAATCGGCCAGCTGTTGCGCAAGGAGCGTTTTGTCTGGGCCCAGGCCCAGTGCTACAACCCTGTCGAGCAATCACCCTTGCCGCTGGCGATGTTCAACAGTGACTGCTTCTGCCGTCTTTGGGCCTGTAATGCGCTGGATGCCGCCGGACGTGAATACCGCATCGCCTACAACAGTTCGAGCCTGTCGGCGCTGATGGCAGTGGTCAGCGCCGGGCTGGCGGTGACCGCTCAATTGGAAAGCCTGATCCCGCAGGACATGCGCATCCTCGGCGAGGCCGAAGGCCTGCCCCAACTGCCCGAGGCGAGCATCATGCTGCTGCGCAATCTGCATAATCCGTCGCCGATTACCGAATGCCTGGCGGAGCACATCGTCGAAGGCTTCAAACTTTAA
- a CDS encoding sulfite exporter TauE/SafE family protein — protein MIELTMYLLLGAALGTVGGLFGIGGGLIAIPALGVLFGLDQQLAQGTALVMVVPNVMLALWRYHQRNRIELRHALPLASMGFCFAWLGSIWAVGVDAQVMRIGFVVFLVALSVYNLMRMFMTAAAPTAQMRYSWPWLGVLGAASGVMGGLFGVGGAVVATPVLTSLFGTTQVVAQGLSLALALPSTGVTLATYALHQQVDWHIALPMAVGGLLSISWGVKIAHALPERLLRGLFCGFLVLCAVMLAFKV, from the coding sequence GTGATTGAGTTGACGATGTACCTGCTGCTCGGTGCAGCCTTGGGGACCGTAGGTGGTTTGTTTGGAATCGGCGGTGGCTTGATCGCCATTCCCGCTCTGGGCGTGTTATTTGGCCTGGATCAGCAGCTTGCCCAGGGCACAGCTCTGGTCATGGTGGTGCCGAACGTGATGCTGGCGTTATGGCGTTATCACCAACGTAATCGCATCGAGTTGCGCCACGCGCTGCCGTTGGCCTCCATGGGGTTCTGCTTTGCCTGGCTCGGTTCGATCTGGGCGGTGGGGGTCGACGCTCAGGTGATGCGCATCGGGTTCGTGGTGTTTCTGGTGGCCTTGTCGGTCTACAACCTGATGCGCATGTTCATGACTGCGGCGGCACCGACTGCGCAGATGCGCTATTCGTGGCCCTGGCTCGGGGTGCTGGGCGCGGCGTCCGGCGTCATGGGTGGCTTGTTCGGGGTGGGCGGCGCTGTGGTCGCAACGCCGGTATTGACCAGCTTGTTTGGCACCACCCAGGTGGTGGCCCAGGGCCTGTCGTTGGCACTGGCTTTACCCAGCACCGGCGTGACCCTGGCGACCTACGCCCTGCACCAGCAAGTCGACTGGCACATCGCGTTGCCCATGGCGGTGGGCGGTCTGCTCAGTATCAGTTGGGGCGTGAAGATTGCCCACGCCCTGCCGGAGCGGCTACTACGCGGTTTGTTCTGCGGTTTTCTGGTGCTCTGCGCGGTGATGCTCGCCTTTAAAGTTTGA
- a CDS encoding LysR family transcriptional regulator, whose product MNPTTLTDQLGLFLDVVETGSFSAASRRHPLTPSAVARRIDSLEQALDSQLFVRTTHAVRPTPAGLAFAERARRIVGELRLARAEVASLSSAPEGLIRVDAPAAFGRRHLAPVIADFLLLYPGLDVQLHLIDSFVDMHGSHLGKVDLVLRAGQLADTRMVATPLANMVRIACASPEYLKRRGTPQQPSELVNHDGLDWDGLAPPFAWRFEQDGQMQLHRPQRIRLSANNAEAFLYGALSGLGIAHLPTWLCSEYLLRGELLPLFCDNGLPKPENSGIYALRLEQQASSRSRLLLEYLKSRFSPVPPWDLALQRDFNRL is encoded by the coding sequence ATGAACCCCACAACGCTCACCGATCAATTGGGTCTATTCCTTGATGTCGTGGAAACCGGCAGTTTTTCCGCTGCGTCCCGACGCCATCCGCTGACACCCTCCGCCGTCGCCAGGCGTATCGATAGTCTGGAACAGGCGCTCGACAGCCAATTGTTCGTGCGCACCACTCATGCTGTGCGTCCTACTCCAGCGGGATTGGCGTTTGCCGAGCGAGCCCGACGCATTGTCGGCGAGTTGCGCCTGGCGCGGGCCGAGGTCGCCTCCCTGAGCAGCGCGCCTGAAGGACTGATTCGGGTCGACGCCCCCGCAGCCTTCGGCCGCAGGCACCTGGCGCCGGTGATCGCCGACTTTCTCCTGCTCTACCCGGGGCTGGATGTGCAACTGCACCTGATCGACAGCTTCGTGGACATGCACGGCTCGCACCTGGGCAAAGTCGATCTGGTCCTGCGCGCAGGTCAATTGGCGGACACGCGCATGGTGGCGACGCCTTTGGCCAACATGGTGCGAATTGCCTGCGCCAGCCCGGAGTACCTGAAGCGTCGTGGTACACCGCAACAACCGAGCGAGTTGGTTAACCACGACGGCCTGGACTGGGATGGCCTGGCCCCGCCGTTCGCCTGGCGTTTCGAGCAGGACGGGCAAATGCAACTGCATCGGCCGCAACGCATCCGCTTGAGCGCCAACAATGCCGAAGCGTTCCTCTACGGTGCACTCTCGGGCTTGGGCATTGCTCACCTGCCCACTTGGCTATGCAGTGAATACCTGCTGCGTGGCGAATTACTGCCATTGTTCTGCGACAATGGTCTGCCAAAACCCGAGAATTCCGGGATCTATGCCTTGCGCCTGGAGCAACAGGCCAGTTCGCGCAGCCGCTTGCTCCTGGAGTACCTCAAGAGCCGTTTCAGCCCGGTGCCACCTTGGGATCTGGCACTGCAGCGCGACTTCAACCGCCTGTAA